From Leptotrichia wadei, one genomic window encodes:
- a CDS encoding glycoside hydrolase family 32 protein, with protein sequence MKINNKKLLIGALVFSLLFSSYGFSAGNKRKGKTDTMVTNVKTQNILNNFKVHYHPKTGWMNDPNGLNFNGKEYNMFYQYYPSDTVWGPMHWGHAVSKDLIKWEEKDIALYPDHLGMNFSGSAVIDKDNTSGFFSKNTPIDKREVLIYTSHYEKNGKREEMQSAAYLLDNGNYKRYENNPVIAGNNRKDFRDPKVFYYEKDKKWVMIVSAAQKAELYESKNLKDWKLLSEFNYDFGFKHTWECPDLIQVDGKWILVGSIINEDERIKSVVAYFVGEFDGKKFVPDKKGYELVDYGKDYYAPQSISGAAKPTSIAWLNNWVYATKIPAKEFRSIMGIPRVMNFRNGKLYQEKVDTFKNYLTNKKDIKNSDTMGQNVYFDLQNTGNFDLELFKDANGSFNLSYKDGKLRVKREKFGSFSFNDKDLDRQFLDDVTVDIDLKKVNIVVDSNVIEIFANDGEKTFSYLVYPDNYNYKFSGDVKGSIYEIK encoded by the coding sequence ATGAAGATAAATAACAAAAAACTTTTAATTGGTGCGTTAGTTTTTTCCTTGTTATTTAGTTCGTATGGTTTTTCTGCTGGAAATAAAAGAAAAGGTAAAACTGACACTATGGTTACAAATGTAAAAACTCAAAATATTTTAAACAATTTCAAAGTGCATTATCATCCGAAAACTGGTTGGATGAATGATCCAAATGGACTTAATTTTAACGGAAAAGAATATAATATGTTTTATCAATATTATCCGTCTGATACGGTTTGGGGACCAATGCACTGGGGACACGCTGTGTCGAAAGATTTGATAAAATGGGAAGAAAAAGATATTGCACTTTATCCTGACCATTTAGGAATGAACTTTTCTGGAAGTGCGGTTATTGATAAAGATAATACAAGTGGATTTTTTAGCAAAAATACGCCTATTGATAAAAGAGAAGTTCTTATTTATACAAGTCATTATGAAAAAAATGGAAAAAGAGAAGAAATGCAAAGTGCGGCTTATCTTTTGGATAACGGAAATTATAAAAGATATGAAAATAATCCTGTAATTGCTGGAAATAATAGAAAAGATTTTAGAGATCCTAAAGTATTTTATTATGAAAAAGACAAAAAATGGGTAATGATTGTATCTGCTGCGCAAAAAGCAGAACTTTATGAAAGTAAAAATTTGAAAGATTGGAAACTTTTAAGTGAATTTAACTATGATTTTGGATTTAAACATACTTGGGAATGTCCGGATTTGATACAAGTTGATGGAAAATGGATTTTAGTTGGAAGTATTATAAATGAGGATGAAAGAATAAAAAGCGTAGTCGCTTATTTTGTTGGAGAATTTGACGGTAAAAAATTTGTTCCTGATAAAAAAGGCTATGAACTTGTAGATTACGGAAAAGATTATTATGCTCCACAAAGTATTTCAGGTGCGGCTAAGCCAACTTCAATTGCTTGGTTAAATAACTGGGTTTATGCAACTAAAATTCCTGCAAAAGAATTTAGAAGTATAATGGGTATTCCAAGAGTTATGAATTTTAGAAATGGAAAACTTTATCAAGAAAAAGTAGATACATTTAAAAATTATTTAACTAATAAAAAAGATATAAAAAATTCTGATACAATGGGACAAAATGTATATTTTGATTTACAAAATACAGGAAATTTTGATTTAGAATTATTTAAAGATGCAAATGGAAGCTTTAATTTAAGTTATAAAGATGGAAAACTCAGAGTTAAAAGAGAAAAATTTGGTTCTTTCTCATTTAATGACAAAGATTTAGACAGACAATTTTTGGATGATGTAACAGTTGATATTGATTTGAAAAAAGTTAATATTGTTGTAGATTCAAATGTTATTGAAATTTTTGCTAATGATGGAGAAAAAACTTTTTCTTATCTAGTTTATCCTGATAATTATAATTATAAATTTTCTGGAGATGTAAAAGGTTCAATTTATGAAATAAAATAA
- a CDS encoding peptide ABC transporter substrate-binding protein, whose amino-acid sequence MKKIIILLAMLIFAISCGKNGGSGNTFTLNLTDEPKSIDPQLSTDVLGGTVDDLITEGLTKRGKDGTFVAGLAKSWDKSADGLKWTFHLRDGIKWSNGDPITAQDFKNGWLRALNPQTASQYSYMLYPIKNAEKYNKKAVSAEKVGIKVINDKTLEVELEAPVPYFDSLVAFKTYMPLNQKFFDKTGDSYFTEANKTMSSGAYTMEKWTHGSEIVFKKNPNYWDADNVKVENIVYKIIPDNNSALNAFNNKEVDVTSITSEQAKGFKDNPKMVSKNDGSVWYLLFNFNNKTLANLKVRKALLMAIDREGLINNVLNGYGTAAKTFVPKGIGITGKDGKDFTEFVPTSTLGYNPQEAKKLLAEGLKEAGQASFPKMSMLINESGNNKVIAEYIQEQLRKNLNIQLDLEIMTAQERFSRMSQKDFDMVFAGWSGDYPDAITYLDLFESTGGNNNGSYKNPEYDALVKTVRSTADQNVRIPALVKIEGIIAQDLPVGVLFHREKQYLVDKKVKGLEFTPIGGEYYFGNLSLK is encoded by the coding sequence ATGAAAAAGATAATAATTTTATTGGCAATGTTAATTTTTGCTATTTCCTGTGGAAAGAATGGTGGAAGCGGAAATACGTTTACGTTGAATTTGACGGACGAGCCAAAATCCATTGATCCACAGCTTTCAACGGATGTTTTAGGAGGAACGGTTGATGACCTGATAACTGAAGGACTTACTAAAAGAGGAAAAGATGGTACGTTTGTGGCAGGACTTGCGAAAAGCTGGGATAAATCAGCTGACGGGCTAAAATGGACATTTCATCTAAGAGATGGAATAAAATGGAGCAATGGAGATCCAATTACAGCGCAAGACTTTAAAAATGGATGGTTACGTGCATTAAATCCTCAAACTGCTTCACAGTATTCGTATATGCTTTATCCGATAAAAAATGCTGAAAAGTATAATAAAAAGGCAGTTTCAGCTGAAAAAGTCGGAATAAAAGTTATTAATGACAAAACTTTGGAAGTGGAATTGGAAGCTCCTGTTCCGTATTTTGACAGTTTAGTTGCATTTAAGACATATATGCCGTTAAATCAGAAATTCTTTGACAAAACAGGTGACAGCTACTTTACAGAAGCTAATAAAACTATGTCTTCTGGAGCGTATACAATGGAAAAATGGACACATGGCTCAGAAATAGTGTTTAAGAAAAATCCTAATTACTGGGATGCGGATAATGTAAAAGTTGAAAATATTGTCTATAAAATAATTCCTGATAATAATTCTGCATTAAATGCATTTAATAACAAGGAAGTAGATGTAACTTCAATTACATCTGAACAGGCAAAAGGATTTAAGGACAATCCAAAAATGGTTTCAAAAAATGATGGTTCAGTATGGTATTTGCTATTTAATTTTAACAACAAGACTTTGGCAAACTTAAAAGTAAGAAAAGCGCTTCTTATGGCAATTGACAGAGAAGGACTGATAAATAATGTATTAAACGGATATGGAACTGCGGCAAAAACATTTGTTCCAAAAGGAATTGGAATAACAGGAAAAGATGGAAAAGACTTTACAGAATTTGTTCCTACATCAACACTTGGATATAATCCTCAAGAAGCTAAAAAATTATTAGCTGAAGGATTAAAGGAAGCTGGACAGGCTAGTTTTCCAAAAATGTCTATGCTGATTAATGAAAGTGGAAATAATAAGGTTATTGCCGAATATATTCAAGAACAATTGAGAAAAAATTTGAATATTCAACTGGATCTGGAAATAATGACTGCTCAGGAAAGATTTTCAAGAATGTCTCAAAAGGACTTTGATATGGTATTTGCTGGATGGTCTGGAGATTATCCTGATGCAATTACATATTTAGATTTATTTGAATCAACTGGTGGAAATAATAATGGTTCGTATAAAAACCCTGAATATGATGCGCTAGTTAAAACTGTTAGAAGCACAGCCGATCAAAATGTAAGAATTCCTGCACTTGTAAAAATTGAAGGAATAATTGCGCAAGATTTACCAGTAGGTGTGCTTTTCCACAGAGAAAAACAATATCTTGTTGATAAAAAAGTAAAAGGGCTTGAATTTACACCAATTGGTGGAGAATATTATTTCGGAAACTTGTCATTGAAATAG
- a CDS encoding PTS system mannose/fructose/N-acetylgalactosamine-transporter subunit IIB: MELVLTRIDSRLIHGQVATSWVKATKPEAIFAVNDDVAEDKIRKSLLLQVAPEGVKSFVIPVEKAIAVYKNPKYAKTKVMLLVTCPADVVRLIEGGVDIKTVNVGGMTFKEGDKLISKAVAINKDDLEAFNKLRSMGVELDMRQLVTSAKEDINSKLDSISFD, encoded by the coding sequence ATGGAATTAGTTTTAACAAGAATAGACTCAAGATTAATACACGGACAAGTTGCGACTTCATGGGTAAAAGCAACTAAACCTGAAGCAATTTTTGCGGTAAATGACGATGTGGCAGAAGATAAAATTAGAAAATCACTTTTATTACAAGTGGCACCTGAAGGAGTAAAATCATTTGTAATACCTGTTGAAAAAGCAATCGCAGTTTACAAAAACCCTAAATATGCTAAAACAAAAGTAATGCTGCTTGTTACTTGTCCAGCTGATGTAGTTAGATTAATCGAAGGTGGAGTTGACATTAAAACAGTTAATGTTGGAGGAATGACTTTTAAAGAAGGAGACAAATTAATTTCAAAAGCAGTTGCAATTAATAAAGATGATTTGGAAGCATTCAACAAATTAAGATCTATGGGAGTAGAACTTGATATGAGACAATTAGTAACTTCTGCAAAAGAAGATATTAATTCTAAACTAGATTCTATTTCATTTGACTAA
- a CDS encoding PTS sugar transporter subunit IIA — MINLIVATHGKMSEETVNLTKMVLGESEQLDFVTFVPGEGPEDLIKKYQDIIAKYNSEGTLFLVDLFGGSPYNAACRVVAETKNTDVITGVNVPMLLEVLDAREETDDVAELVQIAKNSGINGIKIFSELFVDNSDDEDEDLDELDL; from the coding sequence ATGATTAATTTAATCGTAGCAACTCATGGAAAAATGTCGGAGGAAACTGTTAATCTTACAAAAATGGTTTTAGGAGAAAGTGAACAGCTGGATTTTGTCACTTTTGTGCCTGGAGAAGGACCTGAAGATTTGATAAAAAAATATCAGGACATTATTGCAAAATATAACAGCGAAGGAACATTATTTTTGGTGGATTTATTTGGTGGAAGTCCATACAATGCAGCGTGCCGTGTAGTTGCCGAAACAAAAAATACTGATGTAATAACAGGGGTTAATGTGCCTATGTTACTAGAAGTATTAGATGCTAGAGAAGAAACAGACGATGTTGCAGAATTAGTTCAAATTGCAAAAAATTCTGGAATTAACGGAATTAAAATTTTTAGTGAATTATTCGTTGATAATTCTGATGATGAAGATGAAGATTTGGATGAATTGGATTTATAA
- a CDS encoding D-glycero-alpha-D-manno-heptose-1,7-bisphosphate 7-phosphatase, with protein sequence MKNKFVLLDRDGVINVEKSYLHKIEDFEYEKNVVEGLLKLRDLGYKFAIITNQAGIARGYYTEEDYLKLQSFIEDDLFKKGIKIEKSYFCPHHPNVTGKYGIECNCRKPNTGNFELAIEEFDIDVKNSFMIGDKITDLIPAKKLGIMPVLVKTGYGLKSLEELGGTGLDPMVVDDILDFSDNIEKYK encoded by the coding sequence ATGAAAAATAAGTTTGTCCTGCTGGACAGAGATGGTGTTATAAATGTGGAAAAATCGTATTTGCATAAAATTGAAGATTTTGAATATGAAAAAAATGTGGTGGAAGGACTTTTAAAATTGCGGGATTTGGGATATAAATTTGCGATTATAACGAATCAGGCAGGAATTGCGAGAGGATATTATACGGAAGAGGATTATTTGAAGTTACAGAGTTTTATTGAAGATGATTTATTTAAAAAAGGAATAAAAATTGAAAAGTCTTACTTTTGTCCGCATCATCCAAATGTTACTGGAAAATATGGAATAGAATGTAATTGCCGAAAGCCAAATACGGGGAATTTTGAACTGGCAATAGAGGAGTTTGATATTGATGTTAAAAATTCTTTTATGATTGGGGATAAAATAACTGATTTGATTCCGGCCAAAAAATTGGGGATTATGCCTGTCCTGGTAAAAACTGGATATGGTTTGAAGAGTTTGGAAGAACTTGGGGGAACAGGATTAGATCCGATGGTTGTGGACGATATTCTAGATTTTTCAGACAATATCGAAAAATATAAATAA
- a CDS encoding peptide ABC transporter substrate-binding protein, translated as MKKIFLILTLLVFALSCGKKGGNGSTFTLNIVTEPSSIDPQITTDIPGGTVDELILEGLLRKDKTGKSVAGIAEKWEKSKDGLVWTFHLRDGVKWSNGDPVTANDFKAGWIRGLNPDTAGSNASMLFVIKNGEKYNAKKVSENEVGIKVIDDKTLQVTLESPIPYFDDLVTFKSFMPLNQKFYNKTKDKYFTEAEYTISNGPYTLEKWTHDSELKFKKNPNYWDAGNVKTDNVELKIIATDSAVNAFKNKEVDVTAVTFEQAKEFAGKPELVKANDGGIYYLLFNTKENVFKNAKVRRAITMAINKEELVNKVLEGSEKLTKTFTPSGIGLNGVSKDFPTEVATDQPKFNVAEAKKLLAEGLKEEGLSELPRFEILFNDTGSRKAIAEYIQESLRNNLGANVELDMVSGKERIERTKKRDYQISLQNWTGDFLDPITYLDLFDSTNANNRGDFKNVKYDELTKTVKSSADPKVRVPAMIEMEKLISEEQPVTILFQKQKLYLVNPKVKNLGFVSIGGEFFIRDVVMN; from the coding sequence ATGAAAAAAATATTTCTAATATTGACATTGCTGGTATTTGCACTTTCGTGTGGAAAAAAAGGAGGAAACGGGAGTACATTTACTTTAAATATAGTTACAGAGCCATCATCAATTGATCCGCAAATAACCACGGATATTCCTGGAGGAACTGTTGATGAATTGATTTTGGAAGGGCTTTTAAGAAAAGACAAAACTGGAAAATCTGTAGCTGGAATTGCCGAAAAATGGGAAAAATCAAAAGATGGACTTGTGTGGACATTTCATCTAAGAGATGGAGTTAAATGGAGCAATGGCGACCCTGTAACTGCAAATGACTTTAAGGCAGGATGGATTCGTGGATTGAATCCTGATACAGCAGGAAGTAATGCAAGCATGTTATTTGTAATAAAAAATGGAGAAAAATATAATGCTAAAAAAGTTTCAGAAAATGAAGTTGGAATAAAAGTTATTGATGATAAAACTTTACAAGTAACTTTGGAATCGCCTATTCCGTACTTTGATGATTTAGTTACATTTAAATCATTCATGCCATTAAATCAAAAGTTCTATAACAAAACAAAGGATAAATACTTTACAGAAGCTGAATATACAATTTCAAATGGTCCTTACACTTTGGAAAAATGGACTCATGACTCAGAGTTAAAATTTAAGAAAAATCCTAATTACTGGGATGCAGGCAATGTAAAAACTGATAATGTTGAATTAAAAATAATTGCAACTGATTCAGCTGTTAATGCCTTTAAGAATAAGGAAGTTGATGTAACAGCGGTAACTTTCGAGCAAGCTAAGGAATTTGCAGGAAAACCAGAACTTGTAAAAGCAAATGATGGTGGAATCTATTATTTATTGTTTAATACAAAAGAAAATGTATTTAAAAATGCAAAAGTAAGACGTGCAATAACTATGGCAATAAATAAGGAAGAACTTGTAAATAAAGTGCTGGAAGGATCTGAAAAATTAACTAAGACATTTACTCCATCTGGAATTGGATTAAACGGAGTTTCAAAAGATTTTCCAACGGAAGTAGCAACTGACCAGCCTAAATTTAACGTAGCAGAAGCTAAAAAATTGCTTGCAGAAGGACTTAAGGAAGAAGGACTTTCAGAACTTCCAAGATTTGAAATTTTATTTAACGATACAGGAAGCAGAAAAGCTATTGCAGAATATATTCAAGAAAGTTTGAGAAATAACTTGGGTGCAAATGTTGAATTAGATATGGTAAGCGGTAAGGAACGTATTGAAAGAACTAAGAAGAGAGATTATCAAATTTCATTGCAAAACTGGACTGGAGATTTCTTAGATCCAATTACATATTTAGATCTATTTGACAGTACAAATGCAAACAACCGTGGAGATTTCAAAAACGTAAAATATGACGAATTGACTAAAACTGTAAAAAGTTCTGCTGATCCAAAAGTAAGAGTTCCAGCAATGATTGAAATGGAAAAACTTATTTCAGAAGAACAACCAGTTACAATCTTATTCCAAAAACAAAAACTTTATTTAGTAAATCCAAAAGTTAAAAATTTGGGATTTGTGTCAATTGGTGGAGAATTCTTTATTAGAGATGTTGTAATGAACTAG
- a CDS encoding peptide ABC transporter substrate-binding protein — MKKTFLILCLMLSMFIISCGKGGKGSGNSVSFNMEAEPTSLDPQILTDMSGLFVTSMTYESLVRLNEKNEIIPAGAESWTKSDDGKVWTFKIRQGMKWSNGDPVTAKDYYNGIKRGIEPKTASEYAFLAYYIENAEDYNTGKLKDFGKVGIKAKDDYTLEFTLSQPAPFFLKTLIMPIYFPVNEKALAANGDGYATEANKSIYNGPFIMEKWVHNNKVVMKKNPNYWNAKNIKIDTLTGLIVTDFEAATNLFENRELDLTKISVEKMANYEGKPELHKFPNGRVYYLGFNTSNPVLKNQKVREALSLAIDRKELVSSILNGAGIVGSGIVSNGTAGEKGDFREEAGDLFAGFAKVNAKQLFDEGLKELKMTPAQVKLHLLVDENGTGKKEAEFYQSQWKDKLGIDVDVEVLTKKERIARAKAGDFEIVRYAWGPDYADPMTYLEIFHSKAKDINFAKYSNPEYDRLVDLAKVNQDNKTRMDAMKKAEKLLADNFTYSTLYYEVGVYLINPKLKGVVIRSVGDSIDFYNASITK; from the coding sequence TCGGGAAATTCAGTATCATTTAATATGGAAGCTGAGCCGACTTCGTTAGATCCGCAAATTTTGACTGATATGAGCGGACTTTTTGTAACAAGTATGACTTATGAAAGTCTTGTAAGATTGAATGAAAAAAATGAAATTATTCCTGCCGGAGCTGAAAGCTGGACTAAATCAGACGATGGGAAAGTATGGACATTTAAAATTAGACAAGGGATGAAATGGTCAAATGGAGATCCAGTTACAGCTAAAGACTATTACAACGGTATAAAAAGAGGAATTGAACCAAAAACAGCCTCTGAATACGCATTTCTTGCCTATTATATTGAAAATGCGGAAGATTATAATACTGGAAAATTAAAGGATTTTGGAAAAGTTGGGATAAAGGCAAAGGATGACTACACACTTGAATTTACATTGTCACAACCTGCACCATTCTTCTTAAAAACGTTAATTATGCCAATTTATTTTCCAGTTAATGAAAAAGCATTGGCTGCCAACGGAGATGGATATGCAACTGAAGCTAACAAGTCTATCTATAATGGACCGTTTATAATGGAAAAATGGGTACACAACAACAAAGTTGTCATGAAAAAGAATCCTAATTACTGGAATGCTAAAAATATAAAAATTGATACACTTACAGGTTTAATTGTAACTGACTTTGAAGCTGCTACAAACCTTTTTGAAAATAGAGAATTGGATTTGACAAAAATTTCTGTGGAAAAAATGGCAAATTATGAAGGAAAACCTGAATTGCACAAATTCCCTAATGGAAGAGTTTACTATTTAGGATTTAACACTTCAAATCCTGTGTTGAAAAATCAAAAGGTAAGAGAGGCATTATCTCTTGCAATTGATAGAAAAGAACTTGTAAGCAGTATTTTAAATGGAGCTGGAATTGTAGGTTCTGGAATTGTTTCAAATGGAACAGCTGGGGAAAAAGGTGACTTTAGGGAAGAAGCTGGAGACTTATTTGCTGGATTTGCAAAAGTTAATGCAAAACAGTTGTTTGATGAAGGGCTGAAGGAACTTAAAATGACGCCTGCACAAGTTAAATTGCATCTTTTGGTAGATGAAAATGGAACTGGTAAAAAGGAAGCTGAATTTTACCAATCTCAATGGAAGGATAAATTAGGAATTGATGTGGATGTGGAAGTTCTTACTAAAAAAGAAAGAATTGCACGTGCAAAAGCTGGAGACTTTGAAATTGTAAGATATGCTTGGGGACCTGATTATGCAGACCCTATGACTTATTTGGAAATTTTCCATTCAAAGGCAAAGGATATTAACTTTGCTAAATATTCAAATCCTGAGTATGACAGATTAGTTGACTTGGCTAAAGTTAATCAAGATAATAAAACTAGAATGGATGCGATGAAAAAAGCGGAAAAATTATTAGCAGATAACTTTACATATTCAACACTTTATTATGAAGTGGGAGTTTATTTGATAAATCCTAAATTAAAGGGAGTTGTAATACGTTCAGTTGGAGATTCTATCGACTTTTATAATGCATCTATAACAAAATAA
- a CDS encoding PTS mannose/fructose/sorbose transporter subunit IIC, which translates to MNVVQLILLVLVAAITGMGSVLDERQTHRPLVACTLVGLVLGDLKTGIILGGSLEMIALGWMNVGAAMAPDAALASVISAILVIVGKQSIGEGIAVAVPIAAAGQVLTIFVRTITVFFQHKADDFAEQANFKGIEMCHLAGLALQALRVAIPALLVGLIAGTSAVEGALHAIPEVITRGLQIAGGFIVVVGYAMVINMMEAKALMPFFFLGFVIAAFTEFNLVGLGILGLCLAILYIQLNPKYHASIALPSGGNDGGGAGITEEADDELEGL; encoded by the coding sequence ATGAATGTTGTTCAGTTAATTTTACTGGTATTGGTAGCAGCAATAACAGGAATGGGAAGCGTACTTGATGAAAGACAGACTCACCGTCCATTAGTGGCGTGTACTTTAGTCGGTCTTGTACTAGGAGATTTAAAAACAGGAATTATCTTAGGTGGTTCGCTTGAAATGATAGCACTTGGATGGATGAATGTCGGAGCAGCAATGGCACCAGATGCAGCGCTAGCAAGTGTAATTTCAGCGATATTAGTAATAGTAGGTAAACAGTCAATTGGAGAAGGAATCGCAGTTGCAGTACCGATTGCAGCGGCAGGGCAAGTTCTTACAATTTTCGTTAGAACAATAACAGTATTCTTTCAACATAAAGCGGATGATTTTGCAGAACAAGCTAATTTTAAAGGGATTGAGATGTGTCACCTTGCAGGATTGGCTTTACAAGCGTTAAGAGTTGCGATACCAGCACTTCTAGTTGGTCTAATTGCGGGAACAAGTGCTGTAGAAGGAGCATTACATGCAATTCCTGAAGTAATTACCAGAGGATTGCAAATTGCAGGAGGATTTATCGTAGTTGTTGGGTATGCGATGGTTATAAATATGATGGAAGCAAAAGCTTTGATGCCATTTTTCTTCTTAGGATTCGTAATAGCAGCATTTACAGAATTTAACTTAGTTGGTTTAGGTATTTTGGGATTATGTCTTGCAATCTTGTACATTCAATTAAATCCTAAATATCACGCTTCTATTGCTTTGCCAAGTGGTGGAAATGATGGTGGTGGAGCTGGGATTACAGAAGAAGCTGACGATGAATTGGAAGGACTATAG
- a CDS encoding peptide ABC transporter substrate-binding protein, protein MKKILLIFTILLAFVISCGKSSDSETLKLNLKEEGKSYDPQLANDSTGEFVDSLVTETLTRQSDDGKSLPGVAEKWEHNADSTVWTFHLRKNAKWSNGDPITAKDFRDGWVRALDPKTAGEYADKLFYIKNAEQFNAGKIKDENQLGIKVIDDYTLQVTLNNPLTYFDSIVRIQTYAPLNKKFYEKVGDKYMTSPETSISSGVYVIKSWTRDSEIVFEKNENYWNKDNIKLKYVKMLFINDPSASVNAFKNKEIDSTNISIEQAKEFKNDKRKILTKDGSVWYMTYNMKNKVLANKKIRQALSLAVDREKLITDVLDNTGEAAYTYTTKGVGIIGVSKDFSEEAGKIFPAYNPQKAKQLLAEGLKELGLQKLPELTMIFNDSGNNKVISEYIQESLRINLGVNINIEGMTFQSRLDKMQHRDYEIALAGYNGDYNDAITYLDRFLTKDGNNYSDYSNPRYDELVKKVKSSGNQQERVKDMIEMEKIIAEDMPVGLLYYRENTKLLNPRVHNIVFSPIGKDFVLDNTYIK, encoded by the coding sequence ATGAAAAAAATATTATTGATATTTACAATATTGCTGGCTTTTGTGATTTCATGTGGAAAAAGCAGCGATTCTGAAACATTGAAACTTAATTTGAAGGAGGAGGGAAAATCTTATGATCCGCAGCTTGCAAATGATTCTACTGGAGAATTTGTGGATTCGCTTGTTACTGAAACATTGACAAGACAGTCGGATGATGGAAAATCTCTTCCTGGAGTAGCTGAAAAATGGGAACATAATGCAGATTCAACAGTCTGGACATTCCATTTGAGAAAAAATGCGAAATGGAGTAACGGGGATCCGATTACAGCAAAGGACTTTAGAGATGGTTGGGTTAGAGCGCTAGATCCTAAGACAGCTGGAGAATATGCAGATAAATTGTTTTACATAAAAAATGCTGAACAATTTAATGCTGGAAAAATTAAAGATGAAAATCAATTGGGGATAAAAGTTATTGATGATTACACATTGCAAGTAACATTAAACAATCCTCTTACATATTTTGATTCAATTGTAAGAATTCAAACTTATGCTCCGCTAAATAAAAAGTTCTATGAAAAAGTGGGAGATAAATATATGACATCTCCTGAAACTTCGATTTCATCTGGTGTTTATGTAATAAAATCTTGGACAAGGGATTCTGAAATTGTATTTGAAAAAAATGAAAATTACTGGAACAAGGATAATATTAAATTAAAATATGTAAAAATGTTATTTATAAATGATCCATCTGCCAGTGTAAATGCCTTTAAAAATAAAGAAATTGATTCTACAAATATTTCAATAGAACAAGCGAAGGAATTTAAAAATGATAAACGTAAAATTCTTACAAAAGATGGTTCAGTATGGTATATGACATACAATATGAAAAATAAAGTGCTTGCGAACAAAAAAATTAGACAGGCATTGTCGCTTGCTGTAGATAGGGAAAAATTGATTACAGATGTGCTTGACAATACAGGAGAAGCTGCATATACTTATACAACAAAAGGTGTTGGAATAATCGGTGTTTCAAAAGACTTTTCTGAAGAAGCAGGAAAAATTTTCCCGGCTTATAATCCGCAAAAGGCAAAACAATTATTGGCTGAAGGATTAAAGGAGCTAGGATTACAAAAATTACCTGAATTGACAATGATTTTTAATGATTCTGGAAATAATAAAGTTATTTCTGAATATATTCAAGAAAGTTTGAGAATAAACTTAGGAGTAAATATTAATATTGAAGGAATGACATTCCAATCAAGATTGGATAAAATGCAACATAGAGATTATGAAATTGCTCTAGCTGGATATAATGGAGATTATAACGATGCTATAACTTATTTAGACAGATTCTTGACAAAGGATGGAAATAACTATTCAGATTATTCAAATCCACGTTATGATGAGCTTGTTAAAAAAGTTAAAAGTTCTGGAAACCAGCAAGAAAGAGTAAAAGACATGATTGAAATGGAAAAAATAATTGCTGAAGATATGCCTGTGGGATTGCTTTACTATAGAGAAAATACTAAGCTGTTAAATCCAAGAGTTCATAATATTGTGTTTAGCCCAATAGGAAAAGACTTTGTGCTGGATAATACTTATATAAAATAA
- a CDS encoding helix-turn-helix domain-containing protein: MKYNLAFKYRIYPNKEQELLINKTFGCVRFVYNTILYIANKIYEETGKNKIITPASLKNENQFLKEVDSLALSNA, translated from the coding sequence ATGAAATATAATTTAGCATTCAAATACAGAATTTATCCAAATAAAGAGCAGGAATTATTGATAAATAAGACTTTTGGATGTGTTCGTTTTGTTTACAATACGATTTTGTATATTGCTAATAAAATTTATGAAGAAACTGGAAAAAATAAAATAATTACACCTGCCAGTTTGAAAAATGAAAATCAATTTCTAAAAGAAGTAGACAGTTTGGCACTTTCAAATGCTTAA